A region from the Brassica napus cultivar Da-Ae chromosome C8, Da-Ae, whole genome shotgun sequence genome encodes:
- the LOC106377026 gene encoding low-specificity L-threonine aldolase 1: protein MVMRTVDLRSDTVTRPTDAMREAMGSAEVDDDVLGYDPTARHLEEEIAKMMGKEAALFVPSGTMGNLICVMVHCDVRGSEVILGDNCHIHVYENGGISTIGGVHPKTIKNEEDGTMDLGAVEAAIRDPKGSTFYPSTRLICLENTHANSGGRCLSAEYTDKVGEIAKRHELKLHIDGARLFNASIALGVPVHRLVQAADSVSVCLSKGLGAPIGSVVVGSQSFIEKAKTLRKTLGGGMRQIGVLCAAALVALQENLPKLQFDHKKTKLLAEGLNQMKGIRVNVAAVETNMIFMDMEDGSKLTAEKLRKSLTEYGILVIPENSSRIRMVIHHQITTSDVHYTLSCFQQAVQMIQEPSRN, encoded by the exons ATGGTGATGCGAACTGTGGATCTACGGTCAGACACCGTGACTAGACCTACTGATGCCATGCGCGAAGCAATGGGAAGCGCAGAAGTAGACGATGACGTCCTCGGCTACGACCCAACGGCTCGACATCTTGAAGAGGAGATAGCCAAGATGATGGGGAAAGAAGCGGCTCTCTTCGTGCCATCTGGTACAATGGGGAACCTCATATGCGTTATGGTTCACTGCGACGTGAGAGGCAGCGAGGTGATTCTTGGAGACAACTGTCACATCCATGTCTACGAGAACGGAGGTATATCAACGATAGGAGGCGTGCATCCCAAGACAATCAAGAATGAAGAAGACGGGACAATGGACTTGGGGGCTGTAGAAGCAGCTATTAGAGATCCTAAAGGAAGCACGTTTTATCCATCAACAAGGTTGATTTGCTTGGAGAACACACACGCCAA CTCTGGTGGGAGATGTTTGAGTGCGGAATACACAGATAAAGTTGGAGAGATTGCCAAGAGACATGAATTAAAGCTTCATATCGATGGAGCTCGCCTGTTTAATGCTTCCATT gcaCTTGGAGTTCCAGTCCATAGACTAGTACAGGCTGCTGACTCTGTTTCG GTGTGTCTCTCTAAAGGTCTTGGAGCTCCAATAGGATCTGTAGTCGTTGGTTCACAGAGTTTCATAGAAAAGGCGAAAACGTTAAGGAAAACATTAGGTGGAGGAATGAGACAAATAGGCGTCCTGTGCGCAGCCGCTTTGGTCGCACTTCAAGAGAATCTCCCAAAGTTACAATTTGACCACAAGAAGACAAAATTGTTAGCTG AAGGGTTGAATCAAATGAAAGGGATTAGAGTGAACGTTGCAGCCGTGGAGACCAACATG ATTTTCATGGATATGGAGGATGGATCAAAACTTACCGCTGAGAAGCTGCGCAAGAGTTTAACTGAGTATGGCATTCTTGTCATCCCGGAAAACTCGTCCCG GATCAGAATGGTTATACACCACCAGATAACTACAAGTGATGTGCACTACACATTGTCTTGCTTTCAA CAAGCAGTGCAAATGATTCAGGAACCAAGCCGAAACTAA
- the LOC106377027 gene encoding pentatricopeptide repeat-containing protein At1g08610-like: MTSSNLLLEAHFLHIPNPSRFRSVQKETVLRYTTLHSSSLCIDPTVDDDHYRAATNKVKPPRMVFSSDGPITENKQDANNDILHSLCTYGKLTDACKLVEVMARHNQLPHFPSCTNLVRGLARIDQTDKAMCILKIMVMSGGVPDTITYNMVIGNLCKKGDLRSALALLEDMSLSGTSPDVITYNTLIRFMCDNGNAEDAVEFWKRQLRSGCPPYMITFTVLVELVCRYCGSGRAMEVLEDMAVEGCYPDIVTYNSLVNFNCRRGTLEDVALVIKHILSHGAELNTVTYNTLLHSLCSHGYWDEVDEILSIMYETSYSPTVITYNILINGLCKAGMLSRAIDFFYQMLEQGCSPDIVTYNTVLGAMSKEGMVNEAMVLLGLLRKTRCCSPGLISYNSVIDGLARKGMMEKALALYNQMVEAGVCPDDITRRSLIYGFCRANLVEEASQVLKETSNRGNGIRGSTYRLVVQGLCKKGEMEMAVQVVEIMLTSGCKPDERIYTAIVKGVEEMGMGSEAGELRKKLRQWKLLREV, from the coding sequence ATGACGTCATCAAACCTCCTACTCGAGGCCCACTTCTTGCACATTCCAAACCCGTCTCGTTTCCGTTCCGTGCAGAAAGAAACCGTTCTACGATACACTACCTTGCACAGTAGCAGTCTCTGCATTGACCCTACTGTAGATGATGATCACTATAGAGCCGCCACCAACAAAGTGAAACCACCTAGGATGGTTTTCTCATCAGATGGACCAATCACAGAGAACAAGCAAGACGCAAACAACGACATCCTCCACAGCCTCTGCACCTACGGGAAGCTAACAGACGCCTGCAAACTCGTCGAGGTCATGGCTCGTCACAACCAACTCCCTCACTTCCCTTCCTGCACCAACCTAGTCCGCGGCCTAGCAAGAATCGACCAAACGGACAAAGCAATGTGCATTTTAAAAATCATGGTGATGTCCGGTGGAGTTCCGGACACCATCACCTACAACATGGTCATCGGTAACCTCTGCAAGAAAGGAGATCTGAGATCCGCTTTGGCCCTCTTAGAAGACATGAGCCTGAGCGGGACATCTCCGGACGTGATCACTTACAATACACTGATCCGGTTCATGTGTGATAACGGGAACGCGGAGGACGCGGTTGAGTTTTGGAAACGTCAGTTACGGAGCGGTTGTCCTCCTTACATGATCACCTTCACTGTGCTGGTGGAGCTTGTGTGTAGGTACTGCGGGAGCGGTAGAGCTATGGAGGTGTTGGAGGACATGGCGGTTGAAGGTTGTTATCCTGATATTGTAACGTATAACTCTCTTGTGAACTTTAACTGCAGGAGAGGGACGTTGGAGGATGTTGCATTGGTGATTAAACACATTTTGTCTCACGGAGCTGAACTCAACACCGTGACTTACAACACGCTCTTGCATTCGCTCTGTTCGCACGGGTACTGGGACGAAGTTGATGAGATCTTGAGCATAATGTACGAGACTTCGTACTCTCCTACGGTTATCACTTACAACATCTTGATCAACGGTTTGTGCAAGGCGGGGATGTTGAGCCGCGCGATCGATTTCTTCTACCAGATGCTGGAGCAGGGATGTTCGCCTGACATCGTCACTTACAACACGGTTCTTGGAGCAATGTCTAAAGAGGGAATGGTCAACGAGGCGATGGTGTTGCTTGGTTTGCTGAGGAAGACTAGGTGTTGTTCTCCTGGGCTGATCAGTTACAACTCCGTGATCGATGGGTTGGCTAGGAAGGGTATGATGGAGAAAGCGTTGGCGCTGTACAATCAGATGGTGGAGGCTGGAGTGTGTCCTGATGATATAACGCGCCGGTCTTTGATTTACGGGTTCTGCAGGGCGAACTTGGTTGAGGAAGCGAGTCAGGTTTTGAAGGAGACGAGTAATAGAGGGAATGGGATTAGAGGGAGTACTTATAGGTTGGTGGTTCAGGGGCTGTGCAAGAAGGGAGAGATGGAGATGGCGGTGCAGGTTGTTGAGATCATGCTGACGAGTGGGTGTAAGCCGGATGAGAGGATATATACAGCGATTGTTAAAGGTGTGGAGGAGATGGGAATGGGGAGTGAGGCTGGTGAGTTGCGGAAGAAGCTTAGGCAGTGGAAACTCTTGAGAGAAGTGTAG
- the LOC106373876 gene encoding protein CHROMATIN REMODELING 20-like has product MDAREENEDPMEMQDDQQMEENNNQDEEMQDVDTRSESCVSLSDDEEQLLMGHDDELDLEKPLSEEEIDELISELVGVESKAAEAQKAIEEESLAKVEGEVREKLARTLRGVELDKSVSAEMTTFKDVWEETLDNLEVESANLLEQLDGAGVELPKLYKMIESQAPSRCHTEFWKKRTHWVGTQVTEETVESLANAETFLHTHRPVRKRHGILLEEGASGFLEKKFADDGVKESLAGPSELDWSSLNKVFTEKKDEAVSFGSKNWASVYSASTPQQAAAMGFEFPGVNEVEEIEEIDAVLEGTFFADAMENERELALAEEQKKNYKRVREDDDINIDRQLRLHLNRKRRKTRSKQVIRHEAENSDDESACLYENNTVPNRASIVGIPDDASSDEHIDCNMVVGEKQRTMSGLQDEVDGYLHEDWWVDSLDKTNYKDSDYSGKMILLLDILTMCADVGDKALVFSQSIPTLDLIELYLSRLPRNGKQGKFWKKGKDWYRIDGKTVSSERQKLVDRFNEPENKRVKCTLISTRAESLGINLYAANRVIIVDGSWNPTYDLQAIYGAWRYGQKKPVFAYRLMARGTIEEKIYKPQVTKEGRAARVVDRQQVHRNISKEEMLHLFEFDEAEDSQNTSQKVGCCSDKMMENLLQRHNPNWISSLHEHETLLKENEEEKLTKEEKDKAREVYRRAFEWEGVQRVAPELQKPLPSPQTVPPRLPKRFNRSRFVIRNCTRTAHQRTFIAQGRKVGSSTVCGECGLVLTWEDVTTPAHKIDYF; this is encoded by the exons ATGGATGCAAGAGAGGAAAACGAGGATCCAATGGAGATGCAAGATGACCAACAGATGGAAGAAAACAACAATCAAGATGAGGAGATGCAGGATGTTGATACAAGATCTGAAAGTTGTGTTTCTCTTTCTGATGATGAAGAACAATTGCTGATGGGACATGATGATGAGTTGGATCTTGAG AAACCTCTGAGCGAGGAAGAGATAGACGAGTTGATTTCAGAGCTTGTGGGAGTAGAGAGTAAG GCGGCAGAAGCTCAAAAAGCAATTGAAGAGGAGTCTCTTGCTAAAGTAGAGGGTGAGGTTAGGGAGAAACTAGCACGCACACTCCGTGGTGTTGAG CTGGATAAATCTGTATCAGCTGAAATGACGACTTTTAAAGACGTATGGGAGGAAACTCTTGATAATCTTGAAGTTGAAAGTGCAAACTTGTTG GAACAACTTGATGGTGCTGGAGTCGAACTTCCAAAGTTGTACAAAATGATTGAAAGTCAAGCCCCTAGTCGTTGCCACACAgaattttggaaaaaaagaacCCACTGGGTTGGGACTCAGGTAACAGAAGAAACAGTGGAATCATTGGCAAACGCAGAGACTTTTCTTCACACACACCGTCCTGTCCGAAA ACGACATGGGATACTTTTGGAGGAGGGAGCTAGTGGGTTTCTGGAGAAAAAGTTTGCTGATGATGGTGTTAAAGAATCTCTAGCTGGACCATCTGAACTTGACTGGTCATCTCTCAACAAAGTTTTTACGGAAAAAAAAGATGAGGCTGTCTCCTTTGGTAGTAAGAATTGGGCTTCTGTTTACTCGGCAAGCACTCCACAACAAGCTGCAGCCATGGGATTCGAGTTTCCAGGAGTCAATGAG gtggaGGAAATTGAAGAGATTGATGCAGTCTTGGAAGGTACCTTTTTTGCTGATGCAATGGAAAACGAAAGAGAGCTTGCCCTAGCtgaagaacaaaagaaaaactataaaaGG GTCAGAGAGGATgatgatataaatattgatcGTCAACTTCGACTTCATTTGAATCGGAAGAGACGCAAGACAAGATCTAAACAG GTTATCAGGCACGAGGCAGAGAATAGTGATGATGAGTCTGCGTGTTTGTATGAGAATAACACTGTCCCTAACCGAGCTAGCATTGTTGGTATTCCAGATGACGCTTCAAGTGATGAACATATAGACTGCAACATGGTTGTGGGAG AGAAACAAAGAACTATGAGTGGTTTGCAAGACGAAGTAGATGGCTACCTCCATGAG GACTGGTGGGTGGACTCGCTTGACAAAACTAACTACAAGGACTCGGACTATAGTGGCAAAATGATCTTGCTGCTGGATATTTTAACCATGTGTGCTGATGTGGGTGATAAGGCCCTCGTGTTTAGCCAGAGTATCCCAACACTGGATCTCATAGAACTTTATCTTTCAAGGCTACCTCGTAATGGCAAACAAGGAAAGTTCTGGAAGAAGGGTAAAGACTGGTACAG AATTGATGGAAAAACCGTAAGCTCAGAACGCCAGAAGTTGGTTGATAGGTTCAATGAGCCTGAAAACAAAAGGGTGAAATGCACACTAATCTCAACCAGAGCTGAATCCCTTGGGATTAATCTTTATGCTGCTAACCGTGTGATCATAGTCGATGGTTCATGGAATCCAACTTATGATCTTCAAGCTATATATGGAGCTTGGAGGTATGGTCAGAAGAAGCCAGTATTTGCCTACAGGTTGATGGCACGTGGGACTATTGAAGAGAAGATATATAAACCGCAAGTGACTAAGGAGGGGCGTGCTGCAAGAGTTGTGGATAGACAACAAGTGCATAGGAACATCTCCAAAGAAGAGATGTTGCATCTTTTTGAATTTGACGAAGCTGAAGATAGTCAAAACACTTCACAGAAGGTTGGTTGCTGCTCAGACAAGATGATGGAGAACTTACTACAGAGACACAACCCCAA TTGGATCTCTAGTTTACATGAGCATGAGACATTgctaaaagaaaatgaagaggAGAAACTGACAAAGGAAGAAAAAGACAAGGCCCGGGAAGTTTACAGGAGAGCGTTTGAGTGGGAAGGAGTTCAGCGTGTAGCTCCAGAGCTCCAAAAACCTTTGCCTTCACCACAAACAGTGCCCCCACGGCTCCCAAAGAGGTTCAACAGAAGTCGTTTTGTGATCCGCAACTGCACTAGAACGGCGCATCAGCGTACATTCATAGCCCAAGGAAGAAAAGTTGGTAGCAGCACGGTTTGTGGTGAGTGTGGGCTCGTCTTAACGTGGGAAGATGTTACTACACCTGCGCACAAAATAGATTACTTTTGA